GATCCAAAAAAGTACAGGAAACTTACGCCTCTATGGGATTCGGAGGGGGCTCTCCTCTCGTTTCCGAGACGGAGAAACAAGCGGAGGCTCTTAAAAAATTACTGGAAGAATCCGGAGAAAAATGGGAAGTAAAAATCGCCATGAGCTGCGGATATCCCGATCTCCGCGAGCTAGGACCCGACTGGACGGACCCAAGATCCGGAACGATCATTTTACCTCTATACCCTCAATACTCCAGATCGACCGTGCTATCCACGGCCATGTTGTTAAAGAAAAGCTTAGGCTTCTGCCCGGCCGGTCATCCCAATTGGGTCCTTCCTTTTTCGGACAGAATCGAATACCTGGAATCCGTCCGTGATCTGATTCTAGAGTATTTCCAAGGAAAATTGAAGCGGGAAGATTTCCTCCACCTCGGGGAGAGTCCGGTTACAAACTGGCAAAATATCGATCTGATTTTCAGTGCGCATGGGATTCCCTTAAGATTGATCCGAAAGGGAGATACCTACTTAAACGAAATCGAAAAGAACGCACGAGACCTGGAAGGACTTTTGAGAGAAAAAGGATTCGCGGGGAATGTTCACTTGTCCTTTCAAAGCAGGGTCGGCCCCTCCAAGTGGACAAGTCCGAATACGTTGGACAAAATCGCGGAGTTAGGAACGAAAAAAATCGAAAGAGTAGCGGTATATCCGATCAGCTTCGTCAGCGACCATCTCGAGACGCTCGAAGAAATAGGTGTGCAAATCAGAGAACACGCCGTAGCTAACGGAATCCGAGAATACTACAGGATCCCGGCCCTCGGATGCTACCCTGCCTTTTTAGAAGCCCTAAGCAAATTCGTATTCGAGACAAAACTCGATCTAGAAAGAGGAGGGACGAGGGAATCCTGTCTCTGCTTTACGAGAGGCGGATACGATCCCAAAAAAGAAAACACGAGATGCATCGCCGAGCGGTAAGGATCATTCTATTTAGGCCGCCGACTCGTCCTTTAAGAAAGAGATGCTGAACGGATACTTCCATCTGACACCGTCGGCCGCCTTGATGGCTCCTATGATCGGAAAAATCAAATAACACACACCGAGCAAAATCAGAAAAGGAATGCCGATCAGAATTAGACAGAGAATCCCGAGGACGACTCCGTAAACTACGGAACTGATCATCCAATTGACCACGATCTTTCCCTGAGCGTCTACTTCCGCATCCGAATCCTTCTCGATCAGCCAGAGAATCAATGGGACGAGCAAGCCCACTCCCGGAAACAGAAAAGCGGAATAGAGAGATAGATGAAGCACCATACAATACTGGTTTACGGTCATCCCAAGGCGCTCGTTAGCGCGAGGGTAGGGGGAATCTAGAATTTTCTTCTTTTCGGCTTCATATTCCTCTTCGGAAATCGCCCCTTTCTGTTTCAGCTCGTTCAATTTTTCCAGTTCGTCGTATTTCATCCGTTTTTCCCCCGGTCCATCCTCAAGTTACGGCGTAAGCCCGTTCCAAAATCGATTTCAAACCGATACCCTGCCTGAAATTACCTTCCACTTTGATTTCCGGCGGCAAGAGTCGATCAAGTTCCTTATTAAAGGAATACAATTGAGGTCCGTAAACGGGAATAGCTTCCTTCCATACGGTCACATAATGATTGAGCGGGCCCGAACTTTCCGGTAAAAGTTTTTTCCGATCCTCTTCTACGATCCCTATGATATCGTCCTCCGACCTGGTCGCGATCTCTCTGTCACCGGCTCCTCCGTATATGTACGTCTCGGAGTGTATTCCTTTTTCCGATCTACTGGGAAAAATGAAATCGTTCAACAAAATCCCTCTTACTCGCACGCCCAATTCGGAGGAAAACGTTTTGTGATCCTTGGGAAAGAGGATCCCGAAACCTTTCTTTCCTTGGAGGACGGAATCTTTTCCGAATCTGGTCACGCTAACCACGGGCAAAAGTTCCAGCACTCCTTGGTAGGATTTAAGTTCCGGAAATTCCCCCTTTAATATCCTCAGACTGGAATTCAATCCGGTAGCGATCGTGATCTTAGATCCGGGAAATTTCTTCCGAAGATCCTTTAGATTCGTCACTTCCTCGTCGTAACGAATTTCTCCGTCTTGGGTCACTCTCGCTTCCAACGCTCCGATCAGAGTACCGATCCCTCCGCGAAAGCTGACCGTTCCTTTTCTTCCCGGCAATACTTTCGGCTGAAGCTTCATGGACTTGGAATAAGCCATCATGTTTTTCCAAAGGGTTTGGTCTTGGAGTAGAAACTTTCCGAAGACGAATTCCGCGGACATCGCGTCCAAATCTCCTGCATAGATACCGCCGAGGGCAGGCTCCAGCAATTTTGCGACTGCCGCTTCGCCTAACACCCGTTTGCCCCAATGGAACACGGATTCCCCAGGCTCGGGTTTGGAAGGCTTGGAGAAAGCTCCGTATAGAACCCTCAAGATTTCCGAAAAACTCAACGGAATCCTTCTGGGTTTGCCGTTCGCGAAGATGTATCTTTTTTGGGCCGCAGAATCCGGAAAGAGTAGATCCAAACCCAAACGTGCGGCCAATTTTTCCAACTGCCAGGAATTCAGGATGCCGTTCGCGGCAGTCTCCACGATTCCGTATTCCGTTCTGACGGAATGGATCAAGCCTCCTGTGCTATCCTTCTTTTCCAATACCAACACGGATTCCCCTTTTTCCAACGCGAGGAACGCGTGTACAAGACCGGTAAATCCGGCGCCTATAACGATTTGATCTGGGATCTGTTTCGCCACGGATACATGGTAGAATCCTTGAAACTTCTGGCAATAACATTGCCCTCTCCGATTCGAGGAAAGAACCGGATCGGAGACTAAGAAATATCAAACTTTTTCTTAAAAAGTGAAGCGGTACCCGAAAGTATATTTGGTTTCGGAAAAGGAAGTGGAGGAAGAACCGGACGATCCCAGATTCGACATACCCGTATTGGAAGGAAGAGCGGACAAGATCATACCGGAACTTTTTCCGTCGGATGCCTTGACCAAATTTCTACCGTATCCTGCCAAAAAATACGCGTCCAAAAGATTCAAAACATAGATGGCGCCCAAAGCATAAAGAGCGTCCTGGTAGTGTTGAAAATCCCGGTCGGCCTCTACGCGTTTCTGGTGGATTAGGTTGTAGTTTTGATCGAAGTAATATTGGCTGATCGGATCCGGAAGGACAGGGGGAGTGTAGAAGGTGGTGACTCCTAACGCACCGCCTAAGAGCGCCGTTTCGGAATACGGATTTCCGATGGTGCCATAGTCCCTCATGGCGTTACGATAGACTCTGTATTTGTCGTAGGAAGCGACAGCCGCAGCCGCCATCAAAGTAGGCCAAAGCACCCCGAACATTTTCCGATCACTATAGAATTGGCCCCAGCCCGGCAGGATCGCGGAGCGGAAAAGCGCCTTTTTCGGGTCGACAGCATCCTGCACCGGAACCTCGGCCTGCCGGCGCTGAACTTCTTCTCTCTTTAATCGTTCCGCTTCTTCCAACTGCTGCTGGACTTGTTGCTTCCGGGCAACTTCACGTAACTGTGCGTCCCTTTTATCGGTCGCGATCTTCTTTTCCTCGGCGATGCGGATTTTTTCCTCTTCGTCGTCGTTAACGTCCTTGTATAGAACCTTGAGTATAAGATTTTTATAAATCGTTCTTTTGCCGGACTCTGTCTGGATGACTACGGTGGATTGGTTTTGAGTAACCATATCCCCTTTTACTTTTCCGCCTTCTCTAAGAAGAATCGTGACCGGAAATACCGCGGCCGGCAATAAAAGCAGGATCAAAAAGAAGACAATTTTTCGAAACGTAATTAAAACCATTCTAAAATCTTGGCAACCGCAGAAGCGCTTCTCGCATTCGGGAACCCCGAATATTGGACGGAAAAAAAATTATTTCCGAACTCTAAATCGCCAATTCCAACCCCATTTTACAAAACAATCGGGCGGCGGACAATGTTCAGATGGACTGAGAGAAAACCTTCGTTTCGGGAACTTTTCTTCTCAAACGCAAATCCAAACCGGTACACGCGTTCCGTAGGAAAGGCTTGCCCAAATCCGTCAGCACTAGGGTGGAGCCTTCCCATCTGATTAGATTATCGTCTTCCATGACGCTCAAATAGAGTTTCACCTCGTCGAAAATCTTTTCCGGAACGGACACACGACCTGCGGTGGAAAGTCTGAGAATCAACTCCCTTTGTTCCAAATCCTCCGGAGTCAGTTTATGTCCTCTTAAAAGTGCGAATCCGTCTTCGTGGATCCTGCGTTGGTACTTTTTCAGGATTTTTTCGTTTTGGTGGAAACAATCCCAGCTATCCGAAATCGCCGACACTCCGAGACCGAGAAGCAAGTCCGTGGGTCTTGTCGTGTACCCCATAAAATTGCGATGCAATGTTTCGTCCAAAGAGGCGGAGTAAAGAGAATCGGATTCAAGGGCAAAATGATCCATTCCGATCTCTTTATACCCCGCATTCAGGAACATCTCCCTTCCGATTTCGTACAATTCCCGTTTTTCGGATCCTTTCGGAAGATCTTCTTCGGTAAAAAGTCTTTGGGCCGCTTTGATCCAAGGGACGTGAGCGTAACTATAAAAAGCGATACGATCCGGGCGCAGTTCCAGAGTCTTGGAAATCGTCGTACGGACACTTTCGCTGGTTTGTCGGGGAAGTCCGTAAATAAGATCGAAATTCACGGAAGTGTATCCTAATTTTCTCGCTCCGTTTGTGATCTTTTCCGTAAGCTCGAAAGGTTGGATTCTGTTGACCAGTCTTTGGACCTCCGGGTCGAAATCCTGAACGCCCAAACTGATTCTTTTGAAACCGAAATCCTTCAACAACTCCAACTGAGTTAGACGCGTGCGTCTAGGATCCACTTCCAATGAAAACTCGGGAGTCGAGGAGACCTTCCAGGATTCCAGAATCGTACTTAATAAAACCTTTAAGTTTTCCTCGGAGAGATAGGTGGGGGAACCCCCGCCTAAATGAAGTTCGCGCAATTCCCTCTTGGTCAATTCGGGAACTTCCCGGGTATAATTGCGGAATTCCTCCAGCAAGGTCGCAATGTACGGTTCCTCGACCGTGTGGTTTTTCGTGATGGAAGTGTTGCATCCGCAAAAAGAACACAAGGTTTCACAAAACGGAATATGCAGATACAACGCAACGGAGGAATCCTCCGGAAGGATCCTTCTACGTATCGCCTCCAACCATTCCGCTCGGGTCGGGTCGGATTCCCAATAAGGAACCGTCGGATAACTGGTATAGCGTGGGGCCGGAACGTCGTATTTTTCTATCAAGTCGATTTGCGATTTCATGCAAACACCTCCCTCACGGTTTTTACAAAGGTTCTTACATTCGCTTCCGGAGTTTTAGGAAGGACCCCGTGACCTAAACCGCAAACCCACCCGGCCCTTTTTTCCGGCGGCAAGTCCAAGAAAGGGCGGAGCCATTCCAAAAGATACGTCCTAAAATCGACAGGATCCAGGAATAACATTGCCTGGTCGAAATTCCCTTGGATGAATTGTCTTCCGTTTCCGAAGAGCTCGGTCAGGTCGATGCGGTGGTCCACGCCGAACCCAAGTAGCCCGGAAAGGGATCGCACCTTATCGAGACTCGGAGAGGGGAGAGCCTTGGCGTAATAGCCGATTTTTCCGGGAAATGCCTGCACCAATTCCTTCAAAGGAGGCAAAATCGCCTCGTCGAAAAATCCCGGAGAAGAATCTCCACCTGCAGTATCGAACACCATCACTACTTCCGCACCGCCCTCTAATTGCAGACGAATATTTTCCTTCAATAAAGGGATGATTTTTTCGTAGAACCCCTGCCTCAAAGATTTAGAGACTTTGGGAAGGACCAAATTTCCGTCGTGTTTTCCCAAGGTCGCATAACAGAAAAGGGTCCAGGCTCCTCCGACGAATCCGATCAAGGACCTGTCTTCCGGAATCCGTTTTCTAGTCAAAGAGACTGCGGTTTTTTGGAATCCCATAAAATCCACTGCCTGCTCCAAAGGATGCATCCGTTTCAGATCTTCCAAACCGCCGAGTTGCCAGCCCAGCTTGGGACCTTCGTCCCCAAACTTTAGACCCATCCCGAGCGCTTCCAACGGAAATAGAATATCGGAAAATAGAATCGCGGTATCAAAACCGAAATCGTCGACCGGACCGAAGGCCACCTCTGCGGCCAACTCGGGGATCTTGCAGAGCTCCTCGAAGCTATGTTTCTTTCTTAAATTCTGGTAATGGGAATGGTAACGGCCCGCCTGCCTCATCATCCAGATCGGCGGAACCGACTGCGGCAGGCAACGAAGCGCATTTTCGAATTTCGGGTTAGGCATCCTGTAAATCTCCGGTCCATTGGTAACCGACGCCTCTTACGGATCGGATCGCGTCTTCGCCTTGGTCTTCGAAGGCTTGTCTAAGACGAACAATGGAATTATCTATAGTTCTGTTCGTGGGGAATTTTTCCTCTCCCCAAAGGCGGTCTAAAATTTCATCTCTGCTCACGGTTCTATGTCTTTCTTGCACCAAGAGATTCAAAAGGGCACAGTCTCTTTTGGAAAGCCGGGTCTCCTCTCCTTTCGGAGAGCGGATCGCATATCCGGAGAAATCGAGCAGGTAACCGCGATAGGAATATCTGGCTTCCCGAAAGGAATGTTTATGAGATTCTAATACGTGTCTCACTCGAATCAAAAGTTCCTTTAGATGGAAAGGCTTCGGAATAAACTCCTCGGCGCCGAGCTCGAACCCCCGCAACCTTTCCGGTGCACCGGAATGGGCCGTAAGAAACAGAAAAGGAGGGCAGTCCTTACGACTCCGCAACTCCGCAGCCAATTCGAACCCGTCTCCGTCAGGCAAACGTACGTCCAATAGCACCAGATCCGGCTTCGCTTCCAAAGCCAATACTTTCGCGGATTGGACGGATACGGTCCAGACGATCTCGTAGCCTTCCTTTTCCAACCTCTCTTTCAGGGTTTCTCCCAAAGAGCGATCGTCTTCCACGAGCAACAGTTTCTCTCTCATTGCGTAGGAACCTTTTTTTCCGTGGAGGGTAGGGTCCATTCCGCGCGGAATCCGTCCGAAAAACCGGGACGCAGTACGAAATTCCCGCTCATCTTTTCGATCAGTTTTTTGACGATGTACAGACCGACTCCGCTTCCGCTGGTGGATGTGTGTCTTACGAAGGGACGTCCTAAGGATCTAGAATCCCCTTTAAATCCGGATCCGTTGTCTTCGAATATGAATTTCACTCTTCCGTTCGGGGCCGCTTCGGAGGAGATATGGACCTCCGTAGCTCGGCCGTGTTGGAGGGAATTTTCCAGAAGATTCCGAAAGACACTTTCCAGAGCCTTGCGATCGGCCCGGACCCGTTTCTCTTTCCAGTCCGTAATCAGTTTTAATTCCGTCCAGTCTTCTCTAAGACTTTGCTCCAGACCGCTTAAATCCGTGTTTTCCAGATACAAACGTTCCGAGCGCATCAAGCTAGCTAGATATAACGCCTTGGTCATCTGGGATTCGATTCTCACCGAATCCTTGAGCAGTCGATGGAGCAATTTGTCCCGGGCGGTTTTGGAACCTTCGTCCAAAAGACTTTCCACTTGAAGACGCAGACTAGCCAACGGAGTTTTGATCTCATGGGTCACGGTGGAAAAGAAGTCGTGGATCAACTTGTTACGCTTGTCTTCGCGGAACGTCAACCAAACGAGGGTAAGCCCTCCGGATACGAGCATGAAAAGGAAGAACGTTCCTTCCAGCTTGATCATCAGACTCTGGCGCTCCAATTTATCCAGGACTTCCGGTTCGGCCTTCTTGCCCAGCCGAGCGGCGAATTCCGTGGCCATTCGATTCTGACGGAGTCCCAAAAAAAGCCACCAAGCCCCGAGAGAGACCGTAATGAGTACCCAGGCTACGGGCAAGACGACTTTTTTGTATTTCCAGAAGGACATGGACTTAAACTTTACTTTTTTTGAATGCCTTTTCCGCCAAATCGAAGGTCCTGTCGAGGATCTCCGGTGTATGGGCAAAACTCGTAAAACCCACCTCGTATCCGGACGGAGCCAAATAAACCCCTTCGGTTAACAATAGATGAAAAACGTTTGCAAAGGCCTCCTTATGGCCGCTCGGGATCGAATCGACCGTCCGAATCGGAGAAGGAGTCGCCCTATGGAACCAAAACAGGGAAGAGTGCGCGGTAAAGGACCAATCGCTATCAGGATCGTATTTTCGGAAGATTGCAAGCATGCCTTCCGTCAATCGTTTCGTCCTCTCTTCCAGAACCGAATAAACGTTTTCCCGTTCGCATTTGACCAGTGTCGCCAAGCCAGCTCTCATTCCGAACGGACTCGCGCTCAAAGTACCCGCTTGGTACACCGGTCCTTGCGGCGCGACCAAATCCAATAGATCCGCGCGACCCGCATAGGCGCCGACGGGAAATCCCCCGCCGATGATTTTTCCGTAAGTGACAAGATCGGGTCGGATTCCCAACTCGCCGCTCATACCTTTTAGACCCACGCGAAACCCGCTGATCACTTCATCAAAGAGAACCAAGGCTCCGTGACTCCGGGCAATCTCTACGATCTTTTGCAGGAATTCCTTCCTCTGCACCAAGAGTCCGTAATTGGCCGGCAAAGGTTCTAGTACTAGGACGGCTATGTTTTTTCCTTCCCTGTCGAATAGATCCACGACGGCGCGCTCGTCGTCCAAAGGAAGAACCAGCGTATTGCCGATCCATTCGGAACCGATGCCCGCGCTATCCGAAGAGGCTTCCCCCGCCAGGCCCGAACCGGCTTTGACCAAAAGAGAATCCAGATGGCCGTGGTAACAACCGTCGAACTTCAGGATTTTGTTCCTTCCCGTCGCCGCTCGAGCGACGCGTAATGCGCTCATTACCGCTTCCGTTCCGCTGTTTACGAAGCGGATTTTTTCCACCCACGGAATCCGGGAGACGATCCACTCGGCGAGTTCGAGAGAGTACGGTTCCGCAGCTCCGAAGCTCCAAGCAAGGGACGCCGTTTCCCGTACGACTTCCTCCACTTCCGGATCCCTGTGACCCAAAAGAAGAGGCCCGAAACTCAGACAATAATCCAGATATTCCTTACCGGAAACGTCGGTTAACAACGGGCCTTTTGCGGCTTGGAAAAAAACAGGAGTTCCTCCTACGGATCGGAAGGAACGGACGGGGGAATGGACTCCGCCGGGAGTCACTTTCTTGGCCCTTAGAAAAAGTTCTTCGGAGCTGCCGTATGATTTCAAGAGAGGATCTCCTTTCCGCGTCTAGCCGCGTACGTGATCAGGTAGGAAGCGCCGGCCCTGGAAAATACCTGCCAGGTTTCCCGCAGTGCATCCTCGAATTTACAAAAACCGCTTTCTGCGAGAAGAGCCAGGGAGGCGTATTCCCCGCTGACTTGGTAAGCTCCGACGGGAAGATCCGTCGCTTCTCGGATCGGACGGATCAGATCTATGGCCGTCATGCCGGGCTTGACCATGAGCAGGTCGGCTCCTTCCTGCGCGTCCCGAAGGGAGGACAGAAGAGAATCCTCCCGGTTACGCACATCGATCTGATAAGAGGAACGATCACCGTGTCCCGGAGTCGACTCTGCCGCCTCTCGGAACGGACCGTAAAAATGACTTTTGAACTTAGTGGAATAGCTCATGACGGGAACGTCCTCGAAACCGTTCGAGTCCAGAATCCTCCGATGACTAGCGACTCTTCCGTCCATCATGTCGGAAGGAGATATTCCATCGGCCCCGGAATTCGCATAACAAAGCGC
The DNA window shown above is from Leptospira fletcheri and carries:
- the hemL gene encoding glutamate-1-semialdehyde 2,1-aminomutase, which codes for MKSYGSSEELFLRAKKVTPGGVHSPVRSFRSVGGTPVFFQAAKGPLLTDVSGKEYLDYCLSFGPLLLGHRDPEVEEVVRETASLAWSFGAAEPYSLELAEWIVSRIPWVEKIRFVNSGTEAVMSALRVARAATGRNKILKFDGCYHGHLDSLLVKAGSGLAGEASSDSAGIGSEWIGNTLVLPLDDERAVVDLFDREGKNIAVLVLEPLPANYGLLVQRKEFLQKIVEIARSHGALVLFDEVISGFRVGLKGMSGELGIRPDLVTYGKIIGGGFPVGAYAGRADLLDLVAPQGPVYQAGTLSASPFGMRAGLATLVKCERENVYSVLEERTKRLTEGMLAIFRKYDPDSDWSFTAHSSLFWFHRATPSPIRTVDSIPSGHKEAFANVFHLLLTEGVYLAPSGYEVGFTSFAHTPEILDRTFDLAEKAFKKSKV
- the hemH gene encoding ferrochelatase → MKNRLLILNLGGPRQPDEIPKFLSDLFEDPFVFDLPLPEFLRMPLAKKVASSRSKKVQETYASMGFGGGSPLVSETEKQAEALKKLLEESGEKWEVKIAMSCGYPDLRELGPDWTDPRSGTIILPLYPQYSRSTVLSTAMLLKKSLGFCPAGHPNWVLPFSDRIEYLESVRDLILEYFQGKLKREDFLHLGESPVTNWQNIDLIFSAHGIPLRLIRKGDTYLNEIEKNARDLEGLLREKGFAGNVHLSFQSRVGPSKWTSPNTLDKIAELGTKKIERVAVYPISFVSDHLETLEEIGVQIREHAVANGIREYYRIPALGCYPAFLEALSKFVFETKLDLERGGTRESCLCFTRGGYDPKKENTRCIAER
- a CDS encoding DUF4870 domain-containing protein, which produces MKYDELEKLNELKQKGAISEEEYEAEKKKILDSPYPRANERLGMTVNQYCMVLHLSLYSAFLFPGVGLLVPLILWLIEKDSDAEVDAQGKIVVNWMISSVVYGVVLGILCLILIGIPFLILLGVCYLIFPIIGAIKAADGVRWKYPFSISFLKDESAA
- a CDS encoding uroporphyrinogen decarboxylase family protein, translated to MPNPKFENALRCLPQSVPPIWMMRQAGRYHSHYQNLRKKHSFEELCKIPELAAEVAFGPVDDFGFDTAILFSDILFPLEALGMGLKFGDEGPKLGWQLGGLEDLKRMHPLEQAVDFMGFQKTAVSLTRKRIPEDRSLIGFVGGAWTLFCYATLGKHDGNLVLPKVSKSLRQGFYEKIIPLLKENIRLQLEGGAEVVMVFDTAGGDSSPGFFDEAILPPLKELVQAFPGKIGYYAKALPSPSLDKVRSLSGLLGFGVDHRIDLTELFGNGRQFIQGNFDQAMLFLDPVDFRTYLLEWLRPFLDLPPEKRAGWVCGLGHGVLPKTPEANVRTFVKTVREVFA
- a CDS encoding sensor histidine kinase → MSFWKYKKVVLPVAWVLITVSLGAWWLFLGLRQNRMATEFAARLGKKAEPEVLDKLERQSLMIKLEGTFFLFMLVSGGLTLVWLTFREDKRNKLIHDFFSTVTHEIKTPLASLRLQVESLLDEGSKTARDKLLHRLLKDSVRIESQMTKALYLASLMRSERLYLENTDLSGLEQSLREDWTELKLITDWKEKRVRADRKALESVFRNLLENSLQHGRATEVHISSEAAPNGRVKFIFEDNGSGFKGDSRSLGRPFVRHTSTSGSGVGLYIVKKLIEKMSGNFVLRPGFSDGFRAEWTLPSTEKKVPTQ
- the hemG gene encoding protoporphyrinogen oxidase produces the protein MAKQIPDQIVIGAGFTGLVHAFLALEKGESVLVLEKKDSTGGLIHSVRTEYGIVETAANGILNSWQLEKLAARLGLDLLFPDSAAQKRYIFANGKPRRIPLSFSEILRVLYGAFSKPSKPEPGESVFHWGKRVLGEAAVAKLLEPALGGIYAGDLDAMSAEFVFGKFLLQDQTLWKNMMAYSKSMKLQPKVLPGRKGTVSFRGGIGTLIGALEARVTQDGEIRYDEEVTNLKDLRKKFPGSKITIATGLNSSLRILKGEFPELKSYQGVLELLPVVSVTRFGKDSVLQGKKGFGILFPKDHKTFSSELGVRVRGILLNDFIFPSRSEKGIHSETYIYGGAGDREIATRSEDDIIGIVEEDRKKLLPESSGPLNHYVTVWKEAIPVYGPQLYSFNKELDRLLPPEIKVEGNFRQGIGLKSILERAYAVT
- the hemB gene encoding porphobilinogen synthase — encoded protein: MGLRRNRISPTLRNLISSESLHPKKLVQPLFVAESLADREAMSSLPGVFRDTKETVLSQIESDLKAGTEHFLLFLVPGHKSDHSIPVKFYEEAIGGIKKKFPEAFLWIDTCLCSLTTHGHCGLLDKKGRIDNDSSVKRLSEIALCYANSGADGISPSDMMDGRVASHRRILDSNGFEDVPVMSYSTKFKSHFYGPFREAAESTPGHGDRSSYQIDVRNREDSLLSSLRDAQEGADLLMVKPGMTAIDLIRPIREATDLPVGAYQVSGEYASLALLAESGFCKFEDALRETWQVFSRAGASYLITYAARRGKEILS
- the hemN gene encoding oxygen-independent coproporphyrinogen III oxidase — translated: MKSQIDLIEKYDVPAPRYTSYPTVPYWESDPTRAEWLEAIRRRILPEDSSVALYLHIPFCETLCSFCGCNTSITKNHTVEEPYIATLLEEFRNYTREVPELTKRELRELHLGGGSPTYLSEENLKVLLSTILESWKVSSTPEFSLEVDPRRTRLTQLELLKDFGFKRISLGVQDFDPEVQRLVNRIQPFELTEKITNGARKLGYTSVNFDLIYGLPRQTSESVRTTISKTLELRPDRIAFYSYAHVPWIKAAQRLFTEEDLPKGSEKRELYEIGREMFLNAGYKEIGMDHFALESDSLYSASLDETLHRNFMGYTTRPTDLLLGLGVSAISDSWDCFHQNEKILKKYQRRIHEDGFALLRGHKLTPEDLEQRELILRLSTAGRVSVPEKIFDEVKLYLSVMEDDNLIRWEGSTLVLTDLGKPFLRNACTGLDLRLRRKVPETKVFSQSI
- a CDS encoding LA_0442/LA_0875 N-terminal domain-containing protein, whose translation is MILLLLPAAVFPVTILLREGGKVKGDMVTQNQSTVVIQTESGKRTIYKNLILKVLYKDVNDDEEEKIRIAEEKKIATDKRDAQLREVARKQQVQQQLEEAERLKREEVQRRQAEVPVQDAVDPKKALFRSAILPGWGQFYSDRKMFGVLWPTLMAAAAVASYDKYRVYRNAMRDYGTIGNPYSETALLGGALGVTTFYTPPVLPDPISQYYFDQNYNLIHQKRVEADRDFQHYQDALYALGAIYVLNLLDAYFLAGYGRNLVKASDGKSSGMILSALPSNTGMSNLGSSGSSSTSFSETKYTFGYRFTF
- a CDS encoding response regulator transcription factor is translated as MREKLLLVEDDRSLGETLKERLEKEGYEIVWTVSVQSAKVLALEAKPDLVLLDVRLPDGDGFELAAELRSRKDCPPFLFLTAHSGAPERLRGFELGAEEFIPKPFHLKELLIRVRHVLESHKHSFREARYSYRGYLLDFSGYAIRSPKGEETRLSKRDCALLNLLVQERHRTVSRDEILDRLWGEEKFPTNRTIDNSIVRLRQAFEDQGEDAIRSVRGVGYQWTGDLQDA